In Methylobacterium aquaticum, the following are encoded in one genomic region:
- the paaI gene encoding hydroxyphenylacetyl-CoA thioesterase PaaI produces MWAEDRASQGLGMRLDHVGPGEAVLSMRVRDDMVNGHGSCHGGFIFALADSAFAFACNAHDQRAVAQHCAVTFLRPGQRGEVLTARAVERVREGRSGITDVTVTDAEGQVVAEFRGHSRTVPGTVRAGEGGSASG; encoded by the coding sequence ATGTGGGCCGAGGACCGGGCGAGCCAGGGGCTCGGGATGCGCCTCGATCATGTCGGGCCCGGCGAGGCGGTGCTGTCGATGCGGGTGCGCGACGACATGGTGAACGGCCACGGCTCGTGCCACGGCGGCTTCATCTTCGCGCTGGCCGATTCGGCCTTCGCCTTCGCGTGCAACGCGCACGATCAGCGGGCGGTGGCGCAGCATTGTGCCGTCACCTTCCTGCGGCCCGGACAACGCGGCGAGGTGCTGACGGCGCGGGCGGTGGAGCGGGTGCGCGAGGGGCGCTCCGGCATCACCGACGTGACGGTGACGGATGCGGAGGGTCAGGTGGTGGCGGAGTTCCGCGGGCACTCGCGGACCGTGCCGGGGACGGTGCGGGCGGGGGAGGGGGGATCGGCGTCCGGTTGA
- the paaG gene encoding 2-(1,2-epoxy-1,2-dihydrophenyl)acetyl-CoA isomerase PaaG translates to MSETSETLVLTERHGGYRVLLLNRPDRLNAFNEPLHLALRAALSDAAADPDCRALILTGAGRGFCAGQDLSARNFAPDVEPDLSRTLAEFYNPLVRQIRDLPMPLICAVNGVAAGAGASLAFHGDLVLAARSAKFLQAFAKLGLIPDAGGTWLLPRLAGRARARGMALLAEPITAEQAESWGMIWRVIDDADLMAEAHRLAAQLAQAPTYGLALIRRALDASETNDLDAQLQVESELQGEAGRSPDYREGVAAFLEKRPARFTGRKR, encoded by the coding sequence ATGAGCGAGACGAGCGAGACCCTGGTGCTGACGGAGCGCCACGGCGGCTACCGCGTGCTGCTGCTCAACCGGCCCGACCGGCTCAACGCCTTCAACGAGCCGCTGCACCTCGCCCTGCGCGCTGCTCTGAGCGATGCCGCCGCCGATCCGGATTGCCGGGCGCTGATTCTCACCGGGGCCGGCCGCGGCTTCTGCGCCGGCCAGGATCTCTCGGCCCGCAACTTCGCGCCCGACGTCGAGCCGGACCTCTCCCGCACCCTCGCGGAATTCTACAACCCGCTGGTCCGCCAGATCCGCGACCTGCCGATGCCGCTGATCTGCGCCGTCAACGGCGTCGCCGCGGGGGCGGGCGCCAGTCTCGCCTTCCACGGCGACCTCGTGCTCGCCGCGCGCTCGGCCAAGTTCCTCCAGGCCTTCGCCAAGCTCGGGCTGATCCCGGATGCCGGCGGCACCTGGCTCTTGCCGCGCCTCGCCGGCCGGGCACGGGCCCGCGGCATGGCGCTGCTCGCCGAGCCGATCACCGCCGAGCAGGCGGAATCCTGGGGCATGATCTGGCGGGTGATCGACGATGCCGACCTGATGGCCGAGGCCCACCGGCTGGCCGCGCAGCTCGCCCAGGCGCCGACCTACGGCCTCGCCCTGATCCGCCGTGCGCTGGACGCCTCGGAGACGAACGACCTCGACGCGCAGCTCCAGGTCGAGAGCGAGTTGCAGGGCGAGGCCGGGCGTTCGCCGGATTACCGCGAGGGCGTGGCCGCCTTCCTGGAGAAGCGCCCCGCCCGCTTCACCGGGCGCAAGCGGTGA
- a CDS encoding ABC transporter substrate-binding protein produces MRRIVWALALAGTVLAGPVLAQPIKIGVTIAKTGPAASLGIPQANTVTLLPTEIGGQKVEWIVLDDATDTTKGVANARKLASDDHVDAIVGSSVTPVSLALIEVAAEAKVPLISLAASSKIVAPMDDKRRWVFKAPQNDALMAEAIAAHMAKAGVKSVGFIGFNDAYGDGWLAEITPRLEAKGIKLAATERYARTDTSVTGQVLKVMAARPDAVLIAGSGTPAALPQKTLKERGYAGKYYQTHGVANADFLRVGGKDLEGTVLPAGPLLVAEQLPESNPVRKVALDYTKAYEAKFGAGSLATFGGHAYDAQVLLANAIPVALKTAKPGTPEFRSALRDAIEGLKDVVYTNGVVNMTPTDHVGQDDRARVMVTIENGKWKLLSATN; encoded by the coding sequence ATGAGGCGCATCGTCTGGGCGCTCGCCCTTGCCGGCACCGTTCTGGCCGGACCCGTGCTGGCGCAGCCGATCAAGATCGGCGTCACCATCGCCAAGACCGGCCCGGCGGCCTCGCTGGGCATCCCGCAGGCCAACACCGTGACGCTGCTGCCGACCGAGATCGGCGGCCAGAAGGTCGAGTGGATCGTCCTCGACGACGCCACCGACACCACCAAGGGCGTCGCCAACGCGCGCAAGCTGGCGAGCGACGATCACGTCGACGCCATCGTCGGCTCCTCGGTGACGCCGGTCTCGCTCGCCCTGATCGAGGTCGCGGCCGAGGCCAAGGTGCCGCTGATCAGCCTCGCCGCCTCCTCCAAGATCGTCGCCCCGATGGACGATAAGCGCCGCTGGGTGTTCAAGGCGCCGCAGAACGACGCGCTGATGGCCGAGGCGATCGCGGCGCACATGGCCAAGGCCGGCGTGAAGTCGGTCGGCTTCATCGGCTTCAACGACGCCTATGGCGACGGCTGGCTCGCCGAGATCACACCGCGGCTGGAGGCCAAGGGCATCAAGCTCGCCGCGACCGAGCGCTACGCCCGGACGGACACCAGCGTCACCGGCCAGGTGCTGAAGGTGATGGCGGCGCGTCCCGACGCGGTGCTGATCGCGGGTTCGGGCACGCCCGCGGCGCTGCCGCAGAAGACGCTCAAGGAGCGCGGCTACGCCGGCAAGTACTACCAGACCCACGGCGTCGCCAATGCCGACTTCCTGCGCGTCGGCGGCAAGGACCTGGAAGGCACGGTGCTGCCGGCCGGCCCCCTGCTGGTCGCCGAGCAACTCCCCGAATCGAACCCGGTGAGGAAGGTCGCCCTCGACTATACCAAGGCCTACGAGGCGAAGTTCGGCGCAGGTTCGCTCGCGACCTTCGGCGGCCACGCCTACGACGCCCAGGTACTGCTGGCGAACGCGATTCCCGTCGCCCTCAAGACCGCCAAGCCCGGCACGCCCGAGTTCCGTTCGGCGCTCCGCGACGCGATCGAGGGCCTGAAGGACGTCGTCTACACCAACGGCGTCGTCAACATGACCCCCACCGACCATGTCGGCCAGGACGACCGCGCCCGCGTGATGGTGACGATCGAGAACGGCAAGTGGAAGCTGTTGTCGGCGACGAATTGA
- a CDS encoding branched-chain amino acid ABC transporter permease has translation MDATILLLLLQDGVVNGAIYALIALSLVLVFTVTRVILIPQGEFVAYGALTLASLEAGTLPGTVPLLLGLGCLAFLADCAESRHTLDRRTLLRLALRDLALPAVVAAAAWILAPMKPGLLIEILVTLAIVTPMGGFLHAVAFRPLAHASVLVLLIASVGVHLALTGLGLVFFGAEGSRTPPLSEASFPAGPLLVSGQSLWMIGLTLAIIVGLWLFFSRTLLGKALIATAVNRLGARLMGIAPSLAGRLSFSVAAFIGALSGVLIAPLTTVYYDTGFLIGLKGFVAAIIGGLASYPAAAAAAILVGIIESVASFEASAFKEVIVFMAIIPVLLWRSLRSAPIEDEE, from the coding sequence GTGGACGCCACGATCCTCCTTCTCCTCCTCCAGGACGGCGTCGTGAACGGCGCGATCTACGCGCTGATCGCCCTGTCGCTGGTCCTGGTCTTCACCGTCACCCGGGTGATCCTGATCCCGCAGGGCGAGTTCGTCGCCTACGGCGCGCTGACGCTGGCGAGCCTGGAGGCCGGCACCCTGCCGGGCACCGTGCCGCTGCTCCTCGGCCTCGGGTGCCTCGCCTTCCTGGCCGATTGCGCGGAGAGCCGCCACACCCTCGATCGCCGGACGCTCCTGCGCCTCGCGCTCCGGGACCTCGCGCTGCCGGCCGTCGTGGCCGCAGCCGCCTGGATCCTGGCGCCGATGAAGCCCGGCCTCCTGATCGAGATCCTGGTGACGCTCGCCATCGTGACGCCGATGGGCGGCTTCCTGCACGCGGTGGCGTTCCGGCCGCTGGCCCATGCCTCGGTGCTGGTGCTCCTGATCGCCTCGGTCGGCGTGCACCTGGCGCTGACGGGTCTCGGTCTCGTGTTCTTCGGCGCGGAAGGCTCGCGCACCCCGCCGCTGTCGGAGGCCTCGTTCCCGGCCGGGCCCCTGCTCGTCAGCGGGCAGTCGCTGTGGATGATCGGCCTGACGCTCGCGATCATCGTCGGCCTGTGGCTGTTCTTCTCGCGCACGCTGCTCGGCAAGGCGCTGATCGCCACCGCGGTCAACCGGCTCGGCGCCCGGCTGATGGGCATCGCGCCCTCGCTCGCCGGCCGGCTCAGCTTCTCGGTCGCGGCCTTCATCGGGGCGCTGTCGGGCGTGCTGATCGCGCCGCTGACCACGGTCTATTACGACACCGGCTTCCTCATCGGCCTCAAGGGCTTCGTCGCGGCGATCATCGGGGGGCTGGCGAGCTACCCGGCGGCGGCCGCCGCGGCGATTCTCGTCGGCATCATCGAATCCGTCGCCTCGTTCGAGGCCAGCGCCTTCAAGGAGGTGATCGTGTTCATGGCGATCATCCCGGTCCTGCTCTGGCGCTCCCTGCGCTCGGCCCCGATCGAGGACGAGGAGTAA
- a CDS encoding branched-chain amino acid ABC transporter ATP-binding protein/permease: MPARLTSSTLLAGLTALAVVALPVLPGVPPFWLTLMTYAGLSAIVVTGLVVLTGVAGITSFGQAMFVGISAYATALLTTQGGLSPWLSLPVALLLSGIAAWVIGAITLRLSGHYLPLGTIAWNISFFYVLGNTDMLGRYDGLTGLPPITILGHPVLGGGEAMLLTWGFLGICLWLTHRLLRSRTGRAIRALKGGVVAAESFGVDTARVKIVAFVYAAMLAALSGWLYAHIQRAINPTPFGINAGIEYLLMAVIGGAGSIGGGVFGAVLVTVLKDQLQNVLPLVFGAQGNFEAIVFGVLLVLMLQRAPEGLWPLIVRRMVSGPPDRGPAGAPLAPRPAAAPGTALLEAANLRKTFGGLVAVNDIGFKVEAGEVVALIGPNGAGKSTTFNLVTGVARLTSGAVRLGGREVTGLPARRIARLGCARTFQHVKLVAGMSVIENVALGAHLRGSAGPVRGALGLDAAEEAALFAEAERQLARVGLSACRDLPAGSLALGQQRIVEIARALCLGPQLLLLDEPAAGLRHQEKQALADLLRRLRQEGLGILLVEHDMDFVMGLADRLVVMNFGAKLCEGAPATVRRDPAVVEAYLGSAA; encoded by the coding sequence ATGCCCGCCCGCCTCACGTCCTCCACTCTCCTGGCCGGCCTGACCGCGCTGGCCGTCGTGGCCCTGCCCGTCCTGCCCGGCGTGCCGCCGTTCTGGCTCACGCTGATGACCTATGCCGGCCTCTCGGCGATCGTGGTCACCGGCCTCGTGGTGCTCACCGGGGTCGCCGGCATCACCTCCTTCGGGCAGGCGATGTTCGTCGGCATCAGCGCCTACGCCACGGCCTTGCTGACCACGCAAGGGGGGCTCTCGCCCTGGCTGTCGCTGCCGGTGGCCCTGCTGCTGTCGGGCATCGCCGCCTGGGTGATCGGCGCCATTACCTTAAGGCTCTCGGGCCATTACCTGCCGCTCGGCACGATCGCCTGGAACATCTCGTTCTTCTACGTGCTCGGCAACACCGACATGCTCGGCCGCTACGACGGCCTGACCGGCCTGCCGCCGATCACGATCCTCGGCCACCCGGTCCTCGGCGGGGGCGAGGCGATGCTGCTGACCTGGGGGTTCCTCGGGATCTGCCTGTGGCTCACCCACCGCCTGCTGCGCTCGCGCACCGGCCGGGCGATCCGGGCGCTGAAGGGCGGGGTCGTGGCGGCCGAATCCTTCGGGGTCGACACCGCCCGGGTGAAGATCGTCGCCTTCGTCTATGCGGCGATGCTGGCGGCGCTCTCGGGCTGGCTCTATGCCCATATCCAGCGCGCCATCAACCCGACGCCGTTCGGCATCAACGCCGGCATCGAGTACCTGCTGATGGCGGTGATCGGCGGGGCCGGCTCGATCGGCGGCGGCGTGTTCGGCGCCGTGCTGGTGACGGTGCTGAAGGACCAGCTCCAGAACGTGCTGCCGCTGGTCTTCGGGGCGCAAGGCAACTTCGAGGCGATCGTGTTCGGGGTGCTGCTGGTGCTGATGCTCCAGCGCGCGCCCGAGGGCTTATGGCCGTTGATCGTGCGCCGCATGGTCTCGGGCCCGCCGGATCGCGGGCCGGCGGGCGCCCCCCTGGCGCCGCGCCCGGCCGCCGCCCCCGGCACGGCCCTGCTGGAGGCCGCCAACCTCAGAAAGACCTTCGGCGGCCTCGTCGCGGTCAACGACATCGGATTCAAGGTCGAGGCCGGCGAGGTGGTGGCGCTGATCGGGCCGAACGGGGCCGGCAAGAGCACCACCTTCAACCTCGTCACCGGGGTCGCGCGGCTGACCTCCGGGGCGGTCCGCCTCGGGGGCCGGGAAGTGACCGGCCTGCCGGCCCGGCGCATCGCCCGGCTCGGCTGCGCCCGCACCTTCCAGCACGTCAAGCTCGTCGCCGGCATGTCGGTGATCGAGAACGTGGCGCTCGGCGCCCACCTGCGCGGCTCCGCCGGCCCGGTCCGCGGCGCGCTCGGGCTCGATGCGGCCGAGGAAGCCGCGCTCTTCGCCGAGGCCGAGCGGCAGCTCGCCCGGGTCGGCCTGTCGGCCTGTCGCGACCTGCCGGCGGGCAGCCTGGCGCTCGGCCAGCAACGCATCGTCGAGATCGCCCGGGCGCTCTGCCTCGGGCCCCAGCTCCTCCTCCTCGACGAGCCGGCCGCCGGATTGCGCCACCAGGAGAAGCAGGCGTTGGCCGACCTACTGCGCCGCCTGCGCCAGGAGGGCCTCGGCATCCTGCTCGTCGAGCACGACATGGATTTCGTGATGGGGCTCGCCGACCGGCTGGTGGTGATGAATTTCGGCGCCAAGCTGTGCGAGGGCGCGCCCGCCACCGTGCGGCGCGACCCGGCGGTGGTCGAGGCCTATCTGGGGAGCGCCGCATGA
- a CDS encoding ABC transporter ATP-binding protein: protein MTKAMLEAENLSVAYGKVEAVRGVSLAVAPGRLVTVLGANGAGKTTLLNALMGVLPARGRILFEGRDLTRLPVEARVAEGLSLIPERRELFSTMTVEDNLKLGAFRFRGKGGGGDLGEMYRLFPRLAERRRQQAGTLSGGERQMLAMARALMGRPRLLMLDEPSLGLAPLIVAEVMRTVARLRDEGVAILLVEQNARAALQIADHGYVLDGGRVVLQGDSRTLQGDARVVETYLGTLAVDEAPQGRAASGR, encoded by the coding sequence ATGACGAAAGCCATGCTCGAAGCGGAGAACCTCTCCGTCGCCTACGGCAAGGTCGAGGCGGTGCGGGGCGTCTCGCTCGCCGTCGCGCCCGGTCGGCTCGTCACGGTGCTGGGCGCCAACGGCGCCGGCAAGACGACGCTGCTGAACGCCCTGATGGGGGTGCTGCCGGCCCGCGGCCGCATCCTGTTCGAGGGGCGCGACCTGACGCGGCTGCCCGTCGAGGCGCGGGTGGCGGAAGGCCTGAGCCTGATTCCCGAGCGCCGCGAGCTGTTCTCGACCATGACCGTCGAGGACAACCTGAAGCTCGGCGCCTTCCGGTTTCGCGGCAAAGGGGGCGGCGGCGACCTCGGCGAGATGTACCGGCTCTTCCCCCGCCTCGCCGAGCGCCGGCGCCAGCAGGCCGGCACGCTGTCGGGGGGCGAGCGCCAGATGCTCGCCATGGCCCGCGCCCTCATGGGCCGGCCGCGCCTCTTGATGCTCGACGAGCCGAGCCTCGGCCTCGCGCCGCTGATCGTCGCCGAGGTGATGCGCACGGTGGCGCGCCTGCGCGACGAGGGGGTGGCGATCCTCCTCGTCGAGCAGAATGCCCGCGCGGCGCTCCAGATCGCCGATCACGGCTACGTCCTCGATGGCGGCCGCGTCGTGCTCCAGGGCGACAGTCGCACGCTGCAGGGGGATGCCCGGGTGGTGGAGACCTATCTCGGCACGCTGGCGGTCGACGAGGCGCCGCAGGGGCGGGCCGCGTCGGGGCGTTGA
- a CDS encoding ComEC/Rec2 family competence protein: MAGPGAGTGVVARGLRALPAPVLLLPALGGWISGNLAAEAAQRRLFPWLAVAFGAGALLFLNLADGPVFLPAPFGCGLALAGAAFALRARAVAPALLLAAAFVFLGFAAAATRTTSVAAPVLARTVIAPLHGFVEALEEREEGARLVVRVMRLGEMAVPERPTRVRVSYRRADGLKPGDYIEAKARLLPPPEPARPGGYDFARDAYFRGIGAVGSLLGQAAVKPPPEPAPLSLRLAARLDEARNALTRRIAESNGGQAGAVAAALVTGKRGLIDQPTNDALRAAGIYHVVSISGLHMVLAAGVVFWLARALLALAPGLALSWPIKKLAAAFAMVGVTGYCAFSGWDLAAERSLVMTLVMLGAILVDRPALSLRNLALAALISLTREPEGLLGPSFQMSFGAVAGLIACARLIDGRLWNPEGAGPVTRALAWCLATVIGTLATTLVAQVATAPFATYHFQTVQPFGLVGNALTLPLVSLVVMPAAVLGILATPFALDRPVWWTMGLAVRGMIDISTWIEGFDRATLVLPAFGPGALGLMTVALLLLVLPVSGLRWLGLAPGLLGIALAASPVRPDLYVDREGGGAALRGADGRLVVLGKPPAFVLDQWLKADGDGRSRDEPGLSAGARCDKLGCVGHGPGGVSVALVRDKRAFPEDCARASVVVSRLAAPPGCAATHVLDRIFLAAHGATVLRFTPEGVVVETAKRPGETRPWRPAPAVQAPAPPVAPVPAPAPRPAPAAPEGEAEEGQGEP, encoded by the coding sequence ATGGCGGGGCCGGGGGCAGGAACGGGAGTCGTGGCGCGCGGCCTGCGCGCGCTGCCGGCCCCCGTGCTGCTGCTCCCCGCCCTCGGCGGCTGGATCTCGGGCAATCTCGCCGCGGAGGCCGCGCAGCGCCGGCTGTTCCCCTGGCTGGCGGTCGCCTTCGGGGCCGGGGCGCTCCTGTTCCTCAACCTGGCCGACGGCCCGGTCTTTCTCCCCGCGCCGTTCGGCTGCGGCCTCGCGCTCGCCGGGGCGGCCTTTGCGCTCCGGGCCCGGGCGGTGGCGCCGGCCCTGCTGCTCGCCGCCGCCTTCGTGTTCCTGGGCTTCGCCGCCGCGGCCACCCGCACGACGAGCGTCGCCGCGCCGGTGCTCGCCCGCACGGTGATCGCGCCGCTCCACGGCTTCGTCGAGGCGCTGGAGGAGCGCGAGGAGGGCGCGCGGCTGGTGGTGCGGGTCATGCGGCTCGGCGAGATGGCGGTGCCCGAGCGCCCGACCCGGGTGCGGGTCTCCTATCGCCGCGCCGACGGCCTCAAGCCCGGCGACTACATCGAGGCCAAGGCGCGGCTGCTGCCCCCGCCGGAGCCGGCCCGGCCGGGCGGCTACGATTTCGCCCGCGACGCGTACTTTCGCGGGATCGGCGCCGTCGGCTCGCTCCTCGGCCAGGCCGCGGTCAAGCCGCCGCCCGAGCCGGCGCCGCTCTCGCTGCGCCTCGCGGCGCGCCTCGACGAGGCCCGCAACGCGCTCACCCGCCGCATCGCCGAATCGAACGGGGGCCAGGCCGGGGCGGTGGCGGCGGCGCTCGTCACCGGCAAGCGCGGCCTCATCGACCAGCCGACCAACGACGCCCTGCGGGCGGCCGGGATCTATCACGTCGTCTCCATATCCGGATTACACATGGTGCTGGCCGCCGGCGTGGTGTTCTGGCTCGCGCGGGCGCTCCTCGCGCTGGCGCCGGGGCTGGCTTTGTCCTGGCCGATCAAGAAGCTAGCCGCCGCCTTCGCGATGGTCGGGGTCACCGGCTACTGCGCCTTCTCGGGCTGGGACCTCGCCGCCGAGCGCTCGCTGGTGATGACCCTGGTGATGCTGGGCGCGATCCTGGTCGACCGGCCGGCGCTCAGCCTGCGCAACCTGGCGCTGGCCGCCCTGATCTCGCTCACCCGCGAGCCGGAGGGTCTCCTGGGGCCGAGCTTCCAGATGTCGTTCGGGGCGGTAGCCGGGCTCATCGCCTGCGCCCGGCTGATCGATGGGCGGCTGTGGAACCCGGAGGGGGCCGGGCCGGTCACCCGGGCGCTGGCCTGGTGCCTCGCCACGGTGATCGGCACGCTCGCCACCACCCTCGTGGCGCAGGTCGCCACCGCGCCCTTCGCCACCTACCACTTCCAGACCGTGCAGCCCTTCGGCCTCGTCGGCAATGCGCTCACCCTGCCGCTCGTCTCGCTGGTGGTGATGCCGGCCGCCGTGCTCGGCATCCTCGCCACGCCCTTCGCCCTCGACCGGCCGGTCTGGTGGACGATGGGCTTGGCCGTGCGCGGGATGATCGACATCTCGACCTGGATCGAGGGGTTCGACCGCGCCACCCTGGTTCTTCCGGCCTTCGGCCCGGGCGCGCTCGGGCTGATGACGGTGGCGCTGCTGCTCCTGGTGCTGCCGGTCTCCGGCTTGCGCTGGCTCGGCCTCGCTCCCGGCCTCCTCGGGATCGCGCTCGCGGCCTCGCCGGTGCGCCCCGACCTCTATGTCGACCGCGAGGGCGGCGGCGCGGCCCTGCGCGGGGCGGACGGGCGGCTCGTGGTTCTGGGCAAGCCCCCCGCCTTCGTGCTCGATCAATGGCTGAAGGCCGACGGCGACGGCCGCTCCCGCGACGAACCCGGGCTGAGCGCCGGCGCCCGCTGCGACAAGCTCGGCTGCGTCGGCCACGGGCCGGGCGGCGTCAGCGTGGCCCTGGTGCGCGACAAGCGCGCCTTTCCGGAGGATTGCGCCCGGGCGAGCGTGGTGGTCTCGCGCCTCGCGGCACCGCCGGGTTGCGCCGCCACGCACGTCCTCGACCGGATATTTCTCGCCGCCCACGGGGCGACGGTGCTGCGCTTCACGCCGGAGGGGGTGGTGGTCGAGACCGCCAAGCGGCCCGGGGAGACGCGGCCGTGGCGGCCGGCACCCGCGGTGCAGGCGCCGGCCCCGCCCGTTGCGCCGGTGCCGGCCCCGGCGCCTCGCCCGGCGCCGGCGGCACCGGAGGGGGAGGCGGAGGAGGGGCAGGGTGAACCGTGA
- the gltX gene encoding glutamate--tRNA ligase: MSSVVTRFAPSPTGFLHIGGGRTALFNWLYARRHGGRMLLRIEDTDRERSTDAAIEAILDGLNWLGLDWDGDVVYQFARAGRHREVAEGLLAAGRAYHCYATPEELTEMREAARREGRPIRYDGRWRDRDPSEAPAGVKPVIRLRAPTEGETVVEDAVQGRVVWQNKDLDDLVLLRSDGTPTYMLAVVVDDHDMGVTHIIRGDDHLTNGARQTQIYQALGWDVPNMSHIPLIHGPDGAKLSKRHGALGVDAYRDLGYLPVALRNYLVRLGWSHGDQEIFSTEEMIAAFDLAQVGRSPARFDFAKLESLNGHYIRSSTDAALVEAIEAILPTQGARWGLSAPLAPEIRQKFIAAMPGLKERAKTLIELVDSAYYLYAPRPLALDEKATGLLGNGGRERLAGALTHLEALTEWSATSTEGAVRQFAESAGVKLGQVAQPLRAALTGRTTSPPLFDVMAVLGREESLERLREQAA; the protein is encoded by the coding sequence ATGTCCTCCGTCGTCACCCGCTTTGCCCCGTCGCCCACGGGCTTCCTCCACATCGGCGGGGGTCGCACGGCGTTGTTCAACTGGCTCTATGCCCGCCGCCACGGCGGCCGGATGCTGCTGCGCATCGAGGATACCGACCGCGAGCGCTCGACGGACGCCGCCATCGAGGCGATCCTCGACGGGCTCAACTGGCTCGGCCTCGATTGGGACGGCGACGTGGTCTACCAGTTCGCCCGGGCGGGCCGGCACCGCGAGGTGGCCGAGGGGCTGCTCGCCGCAGGGCGGGCCTATCACTGCTACGCCACGCCCGAGGAGCTGACCGAGATGCGCGAGGCCGCCCGCCGCGAGGGCCGGCCGATCCGCTACGACGGCCGCTGGCGCGACCGCGACCCGTCCGAGGCGCCGGCCGGCGTCAAGCCGGTCATCCGGCTCCGGGCGCCGACCGAGGGCGAGACCGTGGTCGAGGATGCGGTGCAGGGCCGCGTGGTCTGGCAGAACAAGGATCTCGACGACCTCGTCCTGCTGCGCTCCGACGGCACGCCGACCTACATGCTGGCGGTGGTGGTGGACGACCACGACATGGGCGTGACCCATATCATCCGCGGCGACGACCACCTGACCAACGGCGCGCGCCAGACCCAGATCTACCAGGCGCTGGGCTGGGACGTGCCGAACATGTCGCACATCCCGCTGATCCACGGGCCGGACGGGGCCAAGCTCTCGAAGCGCCACGGCGCCCTCGGGGTCGATGCCTATCGCGACCTCGGCTACCTGCCGGTGGCCTTGCGCAACTACCTCGTGCGCCTCGGCTGGAGCCACGGCGACCAGGAGATCTTCTCCACCGAGGAGATGATCGCCGCCTTCGACCTCGCCCAGGTCGGGCGCTCGCCGGCCCGGTTCGACTTCGCCAAGCTCGAGAGCCTGAACGGGCACTACATCCGCTCCTCCACCGACGCGGCGCTGGTCGAAGCCATCGAGGCGATCCTGCCGACGCAAGGCGCACGCTGGGGCCTCTCGGCGCCGCTGGCGCCCGAGATCCGGCAGAAGTTCATCGCCGCGATGCCGGGGCTGAAGGAGCGGGCCAAGACCCTGATCGAGCTCGTCGACAGCGCCTATTACCTCTACGCGCCGCGCCCGCTCGCCCTCGACGAGAAGGCGACCGGGCTGCTGGGCAACGGCGGCCGCGAGCGGCTGGCCGGCGCGCTCACCCATCTCGAGGCGCTGACCGAGTGGTCCGCCACCTCGACCGAGGGTGCGGTGCGGCAATTCGCCGAGAGCGCCGGGGTCAAGCTCGGGCAGGTCGCCCAGCCCCTGCGGGCCGCGCTGACCGGCCGGACCACCTCGCCGCCGCTCTTCGACGTGATGGCGGTGCTCGGCCGCGAGGAGAGCCTGGAGCGCCTGCGCGAGCAGGCGGCCTGA